The Sandaracinus amylolyticus genomic interval TCAGCCGAGCTGGGACGAGCGCTTCCTGCGCGCGTTCCTGACGCGCGATCCCACGACGGACCTCATCTCGTTCTTCATCCTGCGCAACACGTCGGACATGACGATGGCGCAGCCCGAAGAGCTCGCGCTGATCCCGTTCCCGACGGACGAGCTGTTCCACGAGCACCTCGGCAGCTTCGACGTCGTGCTGTTCCAGAACTTCGAGTACGCGCCGTATCAGATGGCGGGCTATCTGCCGCGCATCCGCGACTACGTGATGCGCGGCGGATCGTTCGCGATGATCGGCGGACCGCTCTCGTTCTCGGCCGCGGGATACGCGGAGACGCCGATCGCCGAGGTGCTCCCGGTCGGCGTGCTCCCGCGCGGGACACCGGACACGCAGGCGATCACGACCGATCGATTCCAGCCCGTGCTCGCCGAGGACGCATCGCGCCATCCGCTCGTCGCGCTGTTGCCCGATGCGCGCGCGAACGCAGCCGCATGGGCCGCGCTCTCGCCGCTGCAGGGGCTGAACGTGACGACCGAGGTGCGCAGCGGCGGGCAGCGCTTGTTGCAGCACCCGACACGACGTGACCTCAGCGGCGCGCCGCTCTCGGTGCTGGTGAGCGGGAGCGCGGGGCGCGGGCGCGTGATGGCGCTGATGACCGACACGTCGTGGCGCTGGGGCATGACGAGCGGCGGTCAGCAGGGCGATGCGTCGGCGTACGAGCGGTTCTGGGATCGCGCGCTGCGCTGGCTGTCGCGCGATCCGGCGCTCGAGCCGGCGCGCATCGAGACCGATCGCGAGAGCTACGGGCCCGGCGCGCGCATGCGCATCGACGCGACGCTCGCGGACGAGCGCTACGTGCCGCTCGCGGCGCGCGAGGTGACGATCACGGTGCTCGGCGAAGCGGATCGTCCGCTCGCGTCGGCCGACGCGCGCACCGACGGCGAGGGACGCGCGCGCGTGGAGCTCGTCGCGCCCGACGAGCCCGGCGGATATCGCGTGGTCGCGGTCGAGCGGGGCGCGACGGATGTGCTCGCGGAAGAGGTGTTCGTCGTGGAGAGCGGCGGCCAGGAGCTCGCCGATCCGCGGCCGCGGCCCGACGTGCTGCGCGAGCTCGCGGCGCGCACCGGCGGAGAGATCTTCGAGGACCCGGAGCAGGCGCCGGATCTCGAGCGCTTCGACGCGACGCGCGTGCGCTCGCTCGGCGTGGTCACGGAGCGGCCGCTCGCGAGCCCGTGGGCGTTCCTGTTGCTCGTCGCGCTCTTCGGCGCGGAGTGGATCCTGAGGAGGCGCTGGGGCGCGCGCTGAGCGCTCAGGGCGCGTGCGCTTCGACCTCGCCGAGGCGCGCGTGGATCGCGGCGCGCGCATCGACGACGTCGCGCGCGAGACCCGCGCGCTGCGGCGGCCAGGTGAGCGAGAGACCGCGCGGGTACTGCGCGCGCACCGCGAACGTGGTGCGACGCGCGCCGGGATAACGGACGACCTCGAGCGCGCTCGGGGTCGTGCTCGAGAGGTCGAGCTCGCCGAGCCCGAACGCGAGCGCGGCGCGCATGCGACGACCCGCCGCGAAGAGATCGTGCGCCTCGCCGATCGCCTCGTCGTAGCCGAGCTCGCGACCGAACGTCATGCCGCGCGAGATCGCGAGGTCACGCAGCGCGCGCGCGTCGCGGACCATGTACGGCACCGTCTCGCCGCGTCGTCCTTCGAGGCTCCCGATGTCGATCCACAGGCGTGCCGGGACCACACGCGCGCGACGCATGCGCGCGAGCGCGTCGCGGCTGCGCCACCACAGGCTCGGCGACATCGCGATCGCGCGGCCGAACCGATCCGGGCGATGCAGCGCGAGCCGCACCGCGGCGAGCCCGCCGTACGAGTAGCCGATCGACGCAGTGCCCTCGCGATCGCTCCGAACGCGCAGGCGCGATGCGACCGCGGGCGCGACCACGTCGGCGACGAAGTCCGCGTATGCCTCGGCGTGCTGCGCGAGCTCGTGGCGTCGACGCTCGAGATCGACGGTGTCGATCGCGACGACGACCCACGGCGTGACCACGCCCTCGTCGATCAGCGCGCGCAGCGTGCGATCGATCCCGAAGAGCGAGAACGCGGCCTGCCCGTCGTGGACGTAGAGCACGGGGAGCGGTGTCGCCCCGTGCTCGCGCGGGACCCACGCGACCACACGGCGCGCAGGATGTCGTGCATCGCCGAGCGTGCCGATCTCGACGAAGCGATCCTGCGCGGCGCACGGCGCAGCACACGCGAGCAGCACGACGAACGCCAGAAACGCGCGCACGGAGCCAGGACATCCCCGGCTCCGTGCGTGTTCCCGAGCTTCGACGCGATCAGAACGTGCCGGTCACACCGACGACGCCGCTTCCCGCGCCGCCCGATGCCATCGGCGCGATCGAAGGACCACGGCCCGCGGGGACCTCGAGCTCGAGCTCCGAGCGCGGCGCGTCGTCGCCGGTGCGCGCATCGCCGCCCTCGCCGCGCGCGCGCAGCCGATCACGCAGCTCTTCGTACGCCGACCAGCGACGCTCGGCCTCGGTGCTGCTCAGCAGCGTGATCACGCCGCTGATCGCCGAGATGCCCGCGCCGATGAGCACGAACCAGTCGAACGTGTTGCGGATCTCGAAGTTGTTCGGGCCGAGGTAGATCGGGATGATCGCGAGGCCGACCGCGACGTTCAGCGAGCCGTCGATGATGCGCGAGAGGCGCGCGCGATCCGCGAGGCTCGCGAGCTCGCGCTCGCCGTAGTCGAGGCGCGCCTGCACCTCGGCCATCGTCGTCATCGGCATGTGCGAGTACGTGATCGCCGCGCCCGACGGGTTCGTCATCAGCACGAGGCTGAGGATGCCGCGCACCGCGCTCGCGCCGCCGTACGTGAAGAGGTACGGCGACATGTTCAGGCCGCCCGGGCCCGCGGGCTCCTCGAGCAGCAGGATGCCGATCGTG includes:
- a CDS encoding alpha/beta hydrolase, with the protein product MRAFLAFVVLLACAAPCAAQDRFVEIGTLGDARHPARRVVAWVPREHGATPLPVLYVHDGQAAFSLFGIDRTLRALIDEGVVTPWVVVAIDTVDLERRRHELAQHAEAYADFVADVVAPAVASRLRVRSDREGTASIGYSYGGLAAVRLALHRPDRFGRAIAMSPSLWWRSRDALARMRRARVVPARLWIDIGSLEGRRGETVPYMVRDARALRDLAISRGMTFGRELGYDEAIGEAHDLFAAGRRMRAALAFGLGELDLSSTTPSALEVVRYPGARRTTFAVRAQYPRGLSLTWPPQRAGLARDVVDARAAIHARLGEVEAHAP
- a CDS encoding DUF3824 domain-containing protein; protein product: MRSRAMWFWFAATALTISVVPRGVHAQSARDLGSPVGDPSATTGGRAPSTTPPAQPPSSYESVDVPPPPGSAQPGIQYPGQPDARRRAPLTTDAGVRIPSGIATRLRALDSDFQVLAARGGGSIVDGVLGILTGGLTITIGILLLEEPAGPGGLNMSPYLFTYGGASAVRGILSLVLMTNPSGAAITYSHMPMTTMAEVQARLDYGERELASLADRARLSRIIDGSLNVAVGLAIIPIYLGPNNFEIRNTFDWFVLIGAGISAISGVITLLSSTEAERRWSAYEELRDRLRARGEGGDARTGDDAPRSELELEVPAGRGPSIAPMASGGAGSGVVGVTGTF
- a CDS encoding glutamine amidotransferase gives rise to the protein MSDARLALEIPGGVISALLIALALVAVVVIGLRHLGVSDARRRRTLIALRVATAVVALLVAIQPTWSGERLDQRPGRLAVLFDASRSGIVRTGDEEDARTRADEAESLAARWSGAQRERAPDVYTFGAALRPARLETLAEELAPIEDDTRLAAAIEAAAERPAGDELGAVLVVSDGADLAGGALDTATRLGLRVHAVALGADAALRDDAIAEVRADRVGFLRRTAMVRVTVRRLGESAGEIPVALMRGEETLRETTVVVPEDGEATVDLAFTPDRLGRSVYRVVIPTAPGDAVPQNNERAFLVRVARDNLRVLLVAGQPSWDERFLRAFLTRDPTTDLISFFILRNTSDMTMAQPEELALIPFPTDELFHEHLGSFDVVLFQNFEYAPYQMAGYLPRIRDYVMRGGSFAMIGGPLSFSAAGYAETPIAEVLPVGVLPRGTPDTQAITTDRFQPVLAEDASRHPLVALLPDARANAAAWAALSPLQGLNVTTEVRSGGQRLLQHPTRRDLSGAPLSVLVSGSAGRGRVMALMTDTSWRWGMTSGGQQGDASAYERFWDRALRWLSRDPALEPARIETDRESYGPGARMRIDATLADERYVPLAAREVTITVLGEADRPLASADARTDGEGRARVELVAPDEPGGYRVVAVERGATDVLAEEVFVVESGGQELADPRPRPDVLRELAARTGGEIFEDPEQAPDLERFDATRVRSLGVVTERPLASPWAFLLLVALFGAEWILRRRWGAR